GCCGGCTCTGATTCAGGGGCTGGCGCTGGTATCTTATATGCTACAGGCGTGTTCTTTTTGACTGCTGTTTCCTCTGCGGCTACGACTTGCCCTCGAGCAGCCTTCGCCTGGGCATTCGGCACATAGTCGTGGGTATAACCTTTAGAAGGGATCATTTCCAGGGGTGTAAGGGGTGTGGCCTTTCGGCTTGTGCTCAGTGGCTGGACGAGGTTTGCCCGAGTGAGGAATCTGGCATAGTAGCTGTTCTTGGGGATGTTCGGATCGCTCCACACGAAGCTAAAGGGGGTATTGTTGGCATAGAACGCCGGGAGGTCCCCCAAATAGCCTAGATTTCCGCTGCGATCCTTGTAGCTCTTCTGATGCGACACAATATGAGAGACATACGTTTGGCTGCGAAAATCCCCAATGCGCTGGCGGCAGTTCTCGAAGAGATGGCCCCGTCCGGCGCAGAAGCTGCACTGCTTCGAGTTCCACTGGACATTGCTCTGCAGTGCCACATTTGAGCGGATCTAATGGAAGAGAAGGAATGCTTTAATCGAGGGATCGTTTAGTTGGGTTTCTCCGCTTACCGTTGAATGATAGCGACGCCACTTGTCCGGGCAAAGGTCCACACCATGGCCCCGCATCCTGCACAGCTGGCAGATGAGTCGACTGTGGAATGAGCACTTGTTGCACTGCTGCACATAGGTGGCCTGTTTGGCGCCGCACTGTAAAGAAAGCCAAGGAAACTCGATTGAATTTGTGATCTTAACGCACAAGTGATTTCCGTGTCTTACACCCAAACAGATGGCATTGGGGCAGCGTGGTTCGGCATGCCCCGCCTGGCCGCACATGTGACAGACGAGCGGCTTGCGTGGACGCGGGCACTTGGATCTCATGTGACCCATCTCGGCGCAGTTGGTGCATTTGGCGCGTGAGCGAGGACGAACGACCGGATATCGGTCCTCATTAAGGATTCTCCACTGCAGGCGCGCTTTAATGAAAGAAATATGAGGTCTGACTGTTCTTTAGTGTTTGTGTCCTCACCAAATGCTTACCATTCATGGATCTTTGGATTTTCTGGACATTGAAGTTCTCGCCGTGCCAGCTGTCGTTGTAGAAGCAGCACATCTCCTCATTCCAGCCAACAAGTTGCCCTCCCGTAAGCGGAGGCTCGTCTGTCAGCTTTGCGAGATTGTGTTCCACTTTGATCGATGGCTCTGCTTCaatctgctcctcctcctcctctggaAGATAGTCCTCCGTTGGCATTGTAGTGTCTGCGGCATATTGGAAAGGCTCCTCGTTATCCGAAAGACCAATGTCAGCGGAAACTTCCGCTTCAGGTGACTTGCATGTGTGGTCGGCATCAATGCGCTCGAAGATCGCCAATAGGCGATCGGAGACGGCATTGTTGAACTCTGCCTCATTTTCGGAGTCTGCATCGGTGCCAATTGAAAGAATTTCCATCCGATCATCGCGTTGTGCTTCGCGGAGCTTTTGTacctcttgttgttgctgtcccctttcctttccctgctcctgctgcagaaGACGCTCTGCAATGGCCCGAGCACTGGGCAGATCATCCTCCGAACCCGAATTGGAGCTAGACTCGTGTATTGCCTTAAGATTTGCAATCCGTGGATATGCCGCTCCCCTTTGAATATCCTCTGAGTTACGGCGAGCGCTGATGCGGCGAATCTTGCGCTTGCAACGCTCCACTGCCATGCCACGGGCAAGGCCCGGCACTCCTGTGGGCTGCACGTCATCCTCGCTGTCGGTgtcgtcctcgtcatcgtcgttGTTGGGCTCGGACTGGCTTTGGTTTGTGCTTGACGAGCGACGCTTGCGCAGGCGCTTCATCTTGTTCACGTTCGGATCCACGACCTCCTCGATATCGGAGCTGTCCGAGGGCGACTCCACGCTGCGTATGATAGTGGGCGTGGCCTTTGCCTTGGCCTTGGAGTAGATGCCGCTCTCGGTGAGATCTGATTCGCTTTCGTAGACATCCAGGGCCCGGAACTGTTGGTGATCATCGACGCGATAATTCAACTTGATTTCCTCCAGCCGCGAGGGCGGCACAAACTCGTACTCGGAGGAGGTTTCGGCCGCTTGGTCAGCCCCTACAGGTGCATCTACGTTTTCGTCTACTTCAACCTctggcttctgctgctccatatccatatcctgCTGGCCGGCAGCCTCTCTGATGGCATTCTCCGTCAGCACCAGGAGATCCTCGTCTGTGGCTCGCGCCCTGTCCTCCAGCAGGCGACTCGTGTCCTTCTGGACAATGAAATCATCGCTGGACAAGACCGAATTGCACGGCGAGTGCAGTGGGGGCGTTAAAGGGGCTGCTCCTGCCTCCGGCTGGGTAATGCACGAGATACTCATTTCCACATCGGCAGCGTCCATGGCATTCTCCTCGTGATATTGATCCGCTGGACTGTTCTGCTCCGTGTCGCTGGTGTCCAGATCGATCACCGGTAcaggtggcagtggcacgaGTAtcacatcatcatcgtcatcatcattggAAGTTTCGCCCAAATCAACAAATTCCACGGGTTCTGATGGCTTGCGCTGTTTCTTGTTGGCCAGCGCCTGTTTggacttttgctttttggctgCGAGGCGTTCCATTTGCACCAGCTTGCGATTGGCCTTGGTGAAGGGTCCCGGTTCGGGTTTAACCTGCTGTTTTCCCTTTGGCTTTTTGGGCGTCCAGTTCGAAGGTATGGCAACTAGTAGTTTCTGGTCAAAGCGCTCGGGTTCATCATCGGCGTGTTGTGGCCGGGGTTGACTTTTTGGTTTCTGTGCTGGTTGGGGCTTCTGTGCTGATTGTggcttctgttctgttttcaATTGTGGCTTTGGAGAGCTCTTCCACTTGTTATTcctctgttctgcttttggctgtggctttggtGAAGGATTCTCCTTTTCCTTCCGTTCTGGCTTCGGTAGTTGCTTCGAGGAAAGCTTCGCCTTGTCCCTTTGCTgattttgttgcttctgctgggGGGTTTTTGGGGAGTTTaatgtttcctttttgttttgtagtGATTGATGCTGACCACTTGGCTTTTCTGCCTCCTTAGGCGTTGACGACGAGGTGACATCAGTAGCTTGAAATATAAAAGTGACGTTTACTTAGAATGagtcaaaatcaaaataaacccacttttaatttattgtcAGAGTAACAAGAATTTCAATACCAAAAAGGGTtaagcaaatatttcaaatactGATTGCCCAGATCCAGTGAATCCACATCGCCCAAACAATAGCCGTGTGCATTGAGCTCTTCCAGCTGGCCCTCGTTTATGTGGTAGAGGATGAACGGATCCTCATGCAGATCGGATCTGTTCGGCCACAGTAGGACCTTGACCGAGGTGCGAAACATGTTGATCGCCTCTTTGATCATCCTTTGTGCCTCGCACATGTTCTTGACCGCCACATGGCTCGCATTGGCCGAGAGTGTCTGCATCACAAGGGCGTGCTCCAGCTGCCGCACCAGGCGTATCAACACGAATCGTCGGTAGCGTTCCTCGTAGTGGAGGAGCGGCTTGTTGAACTCGCGCAAGTTACGACGCAGCAGGGCCGTAAAGACAACGACGTCCACGACTGAGACCAGCACATAGGTCGCGGCCGTCATCAAGATGCCCGTGAGAATGTACTCGTGGGGGAACTGGCTCAGCTCCTTCTGCCAGAAGAGTAGATCGCAGCCATATTGCCGGAAATGGTAGTCCAGCCACACTACTAAGCAGAGCAGATTGAGCGTGGCCAGTACCAGGGTGACGGGGTTCAACAGGCCCAACCACTCAAAGAGGATACGCAGAGTTGTGCTCCCCAGAGCCAGCAACGAACGCAGATACTTCATGGCCGAAAGCAGAGAATTCGTAAGTGGAATTTCGAAGGCAATCCAAAGTTGGGGGATATATTTTCGAACCGGACGGGACTCTATTTCTATGGCCATCTTGATGAAAAACATTCAGTAGTTACTCACCTGTGGATACATTTTGAGTTTCTATGCTGCCTGCACCGTCCTTTTCCTCCGCCCAGTAGCGTGGCTTTGCGACTGCATTGTTGATTACACGTTTGTTGCTGACAATGCGCTGGGCCTGaggctgtttctgctgctgttgtggcggGGGCGGCATGTATTGGGCATCCACGGCTCGCTGCTGATCGGCCACAGAAGGTGAGATTTCACCAGCACCAGTTTCGCCAGATCCATGATCGCTGTAATGGATGGATGCGTAGAGAATGGACTCCAGCTCATTCAATCGCTCGCTGTCCATGTCCTCAAGCTACAATGGGTTGtagggaatatatatattaacgATGTTATTTTCCAACAAATTGATACATACATCGCTCATCGTGCgtctttgttttctttttctgttttttacAATTCTTGCGCATTGATAATAAGAAGAGAGAAGAGCACGTTTGTGATTGTATCGGAGGTaccgataaaatataccgtccgaccctcaaaaatataccgaaatatattgtctcatttttaaaatataccaatTAAAAAAACCAATTAACAGTTTAACCCAGTTAACCATCTTCAAACCGGTGACCAGCCTGAGCTAAATcgcgaaaaaaaataatcctttcacctgaactgcgttAAAATTCTTCAATTTTCATAATTCTCGTGAAGTTTGTTCTCTGTCCATGATCGGAAATCATATTGTATTCCTCGTtttaatattactagctaaCTTGGACCCTCAGCCCTAAAAACATAGTTCTACCCGGTTGATGAATCAGCTTTCTAAAAGATTTTCAAATTTTAGGACACCTTTTTATTGGATTGTATGAAATTTGCTGTCTTTTTGATCAGTATacttacggtatatttctgagggtcagaccgtatactttatcgataagtccacGGTCACACTGAATACAACACTAGCTGCCGGCCACGTACGATTTGCGTCGATTTTAACAAATAAAGATTTAAATAACAAAGTAAATTGAAGTAACCAGAGAGTAAGGGTTGGCTGTCAAACTAAAGCACATTTTGATTATTGCAGCATGGACACCGTCTCGTTTGAAAACATGAAGCGCTACGTTTCGCCCATCAATCCAGCGGTATTTCCCCACCTCGCGACCGTGCTTCTCACCATCGGAACATTCTTCACGGCCTGGTTCTTCATCTTTGTCGTATCCCGGAAGACCACCAAGGAAAAGACTCTGATTAAGGAACTGCTGATTAGCTTGTGTGCCTCGATATTTCTCGGCTTTGGCATTGTGTTCCTTCTACTCACCGTCGGTATTTACGTATGAAAATAAGGCAATAACCATTCCATTATAGAAATAAACTAGAAGACCTGTCGTGGGCGTGAACGTACGTGTGGCCTTTTATTGTAATTTCAAAGATTTAATTTGCGCTTGAAACAATATCGAATATATTATGTTAACATATCAATCATGTGTATTGATGCACCCCAGAGTTGCAATCAATCGAAAAATTATAATAACTGCGGcttattgaaaaaaaaagaagctatTATTGACGTCGTATCCGGAAACTAGCCGGCGAGTCCAGCCTTTTGTCTACACTTTTGCATTGTGGCTCGCAAAATGAACTGTTTGCGCGAGAGTGTGCGGACGTGTTTGAGGAAGGTCTCCAGATCGATGACCCCGCCGCGCAAACCCTCGCCCAGATAATAAATGGCATCCTCTGTGGCAGCCTCGTCGGCATAGGCATTGAGTAATCTGAAATAGAGCacaaacaaattacaaacaagGATAACTTGGAATGCAACTAGATTGGACTCACTGTCTGTAAAGTGGTGCCGTTGTGGTCACGGCCTCGTCCGGATCAATGGCTTCTGCATTCTCGAGCGTCTCCAGACTCTTCTCCAACTCCTGCTCCTTGTCGCGTAATACGTTAATGTTCTTCTGCAGGTCCACCTGCTCGCGCTCGAGGCGCGATATGATGGAATCAATCTTCGTGCTGCCCTCGACCAATTCCTGTTTGGTGCGATTCAGCGTTTCGATTTCGGCTTGATACTGATTAACCTTCTCCTGTATGCGACGACGAAGCTTATCCTCGACAGCGCTGATGAGTGAAGCCTTGATGTGCTCCTCGGTAATGGTGCCCGTAGAGTTGGGAATCGCCGATGGGTTCTAAAAAAGTCACACAATCATTGAAACTGAaatacattttccatttcaaataAGATTCTTACGTAGCCCCCAGCAGGTGGGTAACTGCCAGGCTGTTGTGGGAAATTCATGTAGGGCGGATAGCCGGCGGCATTGCCCCCCGATCCGCCTGGTGGATAGGGTCCGAAATTAGCACCTGTCGGATAGGGCGGAAAGTTGCCACCGCTCGCACCACTGGCTGTAGGATAAGGCAGAAAGGAGTTGCTGGCCCCAGCACCTCCCGATTGTTGCATGTAAGCTAGATGGCAGAACGGAATCCAATTAGATGTGAGATTTTCGGTATAACTTAAACACCCACTCACCATTTGGTGGATATGGCATAGCCATTTGCTGTTCCTTGGGATTCGAGTACACTGGCGGATGGTCGCCGAATGTCACAATCATGACCTGTATAAGGGATAGCAGATCCGAAGAGTTCGGCTGCCAGTCGTGCAAGTACGGCAGATATACTTTTCCATTGTGATCCACATACATGGACACCTTTATGTGCATGTTAGGTGTGGGCTTCACAAAGCACATAGGCGCGTTCTGCGGATGAGTGTCCATCAGCCATATACATATGGGAATGTAGTAGGTGTTATCTAttgaatatacaaatataatttccATCATAATCAGAGCCTCGAATTGGACTAAGTGCAAAAATTACTTTTGTAGACAACCGGTATGGTGCCCTGCAGGGTAAACAGATCTTTATAGCTTCCATCATTGAACACTGGCGAAGGGTAGACGGGGAAAATTGTTAATTGGATGCTGCTATCAGGCGGTATAGACTTACCAAACTTTTGCAGGTCGTAGGTCAGACTTCGGTACGTTGTGACAACATCTATCACATCTTTCTTAGTGACGTCGACATATTTATACTgcaagcaaaaaaaaggacaCACGTCGTTAATTGCGTTGCATGCGAAATTAGACAAACAAGTTTCCCGAGAGTCACAAAGTGGGGAGATGCCCCTCGACAATGACTCATCTGCGTGACATACCTTGGATAGAAATTTGATTATTTTCGCTTCCTCGACAGCAGGCATTATTCTAAAATGAGATTGTGAGACAAATTGCCCGCTACACCTGGCCCAAAGTTGAGAATTTATACGAAATTTGctgaacaaaaacaaaagtgcaGAACTGAGTACTTTTTGATGTATTGAAGTATCGAGTACTAATCGGTTTCTGACAGTTCAGTATATCGATGGTCACATCACACCACTAACCCATACAGGATACTATTACTGGATTGTTGGGCCACTTAAGCCCCCATTATTAAAACAGGAGAACAACTTCAGTTAAACAgacaatacaaataatttatCTTCACTTAAAAAAAGACCACGATATTTTTCACCAGAGCTGCGCTAGAATTCTTAATTGTTCATAATTTTcgttgattttattttaatactcGCTGGTCGACAATGGGCTAATCGTTCTCTGCCCATGGGCtcttggtctctgtaagaaaactaaaaaaaggaaaatttaGTTGAGATAGCTTTAAAAGCTAGCCTTGGATAACAAACAATTCCTCAACTATAAAATATCCTTTCTTCATTCCGTTCCAATGTTACGGGACGAtgctatcgatactatcgactagATAATCGCTGGAATTGCGCctgtttgaaagtgaatgagtgaCAAGGATATGGATGGGATCCAgtgaaataaacaaaaattcaaaaaccTGTATATGgatgtttttatacccgaggTTCTTTACTATACATTAAACAATGCAATTTAATAGATTGGTGACATTTATGAAATATACATTCAACCACTAACCAACCATACAGTATAgtgtatatactatatatatatatagtgtatatactgtatggttagtgattcAACTCAACACATCGATATATGTTATGGTTAGTGGTCGCACACTTGCAGACAAGACCAATCGATGTGTGGAACTATCGGCAAAAGCCGTTGCACTTAAAATGATTTACGAATCTAGAATTTATAATTATGTTTATTTCTGCAATAAAATCTACAATTATATTATGTCAAGTGATATGTTAATTTTGATTCTTTGTGTTGGTGCTGGTCTTGATGGTCTGTGCATGAGATGGGCAGTTACGATTTCTTGCACATTTTGTgacttctgtttctgttgttatCGCGTCTGAAATCAAACAGATGAAAACGAGGAGTTATGAAtcgtaataaataaataaaaaagtacTCGGCATAGCATAGAAGAGGCTCAATTCTTGGTgtcttatacatatatagcttTATTTGAATACTTTCTCTCACTTCTCTCTGTTCGTTCATCTCTCATATAGGCTTATATTGTTGTATTGCGTGTGTGGTTCgttgtgtggtgtggtgtggtgtgttgtgttgtgggagtggggggatttcgtatgtttgtgtgtgtacttAACCAATTGTTCAGTTAACTAGGCATTACTATAGGTATTGTTCATGTTGTTACTCGTTAAATATactttatataaatatgtatttttcgtTTATTAGTTTAAGTTTATAAAAgttatccctctctctcaacTTCGCTCCACTGATCATCCGATTCCATTCCACTTTTTATTCAGCCATTGCGTGTCATTGCACTTTCTTTCGTTTATTTAATGTCCGTCTCTGTTTAATGTAGTTTCTCTGCAGCATCTGGTTAGTTGAATTCTTCGATAAATTGTGGATTacacatatataaaaaataactCTTATGGTAGGTATTCTTGCACGCATTCGTTCTCTTTCTATTCTGCGGTTCTAGTTCTACGGGACATACACACTTAATCTATGGGGGGAAAACCATTGTATAGTTCTCCCGGTTCtcattctgattctgattccttataatttttcgtttcgtttatagtagaatacaaaaaaaaaaaaatatataaatgatTTTGCTATAGCAAAACCTACACGtatcgtatatatatgtatatatgtagatatatcaTAATCATAGTGTTTTACTCGTAGTTTTTTGTGCTATTTTGCATTACTTTTTATTATTGCTTCAATGGCGCTGCATTTCTTCGTTCGTTCTTTCTTCCTTTCGTTTTTGTAGGGTGCATTGTATGATAAATCGttaaaaacaacaattaaaatgtGGGAAAGGAAGGGATCCGGAGCAAAGTATAATTTAAAGTCATGAAGGGGCTTTTCACATTGTTCTTATGTtcgttttctctttttgctttccttttttggCACATTGCTGCATTTCGTTTGTTTGCCATGGTACTACTACAACAAGTGTTTGATCTTCACGTAAATCTTCATAAAtaattgtacatacatatgtaagtcgTATGCGATAAGAAATTGCTGTACAACAACAAGTGAAGCGCGTgggcgtgtgtgtctgtctggaTCGTGGCTCGTAAATATAATAGATATAGGATTCGTGAATTGAatcaatttttattgcataGCGAGCGAAGGATGTGATTTGGGTGGAtttcggatttggatttgggtgttggtgttggtgtagGGGTATGTGCGGGGTGTCGAAAACTATAATATGTGCAGGAAGTCTGGGTTTCCGGGGTTCTCTTCGGGGTTTTGTTATTTAAGTATTTCCAttattaaaatgaaaaaaataaatttgatcTAAAATGTCAGTCTATTGCGCAAAATCTACTTGTTACGTGATTTCTACCCGATTTTCGCTTAGTTTTTACTTTTGCTCTTGCTTCTTTCttcgtttgttttgtatttcatATACTCGTAAAAAAATTCCCTAATATATATGCATTATGTGTATCGTATCGTTCTTTCAACCCAATCGTCGGGATGATTGCGTTGCGAGgcgatccaatccgatccgTGCTGACATTAGATGTTAGCCCGAGGCTCGATGAGAGACTCACAATGCGACCCGACGCGTGACGTTCGTGACGCTCGTGGCGAGCTGCCGAGGATCGGTGTCCCGCGGCAACGGGCGTCATACTGCTATTGCTACTAATGCCTACTCAATGGCTAGGTCTACATCTACTTAGTGGGTAGGTGGGACTGGGGATGGGGGGTGGGCACTTAACCTAGCTTCGTGTATGCGTATGCGCAAATCACGCCCACCACAACACCAGCCGCAATATATGTGAGTAATGACCTTCCTTTTTTTGACGCCTTCTGGTTGTCCTCGCTCTCCCGCAGCTTCCTTTTCATGTTGTTGATTTGCTTCTGCAGATGGGCCTGCTGTTCGGTG
The sequence above is a segment of the Drosophila pseudoobscura strain MV-25-SWS-2005 chromosome X, UCI_Dpse_MV25, whole genome shotgun sequence genome. Coding sequences within it:
- the Zcchc7 gene encoding uncharacterized protein Zcchc7 isoform X5, which codes for MYPQMSPRRQRLRRQKSQVKQQNQQRDKAKLSSKQLPKPERKEKENPSPKPQPKAEQRNNKWKSSPKPQLKTEQKPQSAQKPQPAQKPKSQPRPQHADDEPERFDQKLLVAIPSNWTPKKPKGKQQVKPEPGPFTKANRKLVQMERLAAKKQKSKQALANKKQRKPSEPVEFVDLGETSNDDDDDDVILVPLPPVPVIDLDTSDTEQNSPADQYHEENAMDAADVEMSISCITQPEAGAAPLTPPLHSPCNSVLSSDDFIVQKDTSRLLEDRARATDEDLLVLTENAIREAAGQQDMDMEQQKPEVEVDENVDAPVGADQAAETSSEYEFVPPSRLEEIKLNYRVDDHQQFRALDVYESESDLTESGIYSKAKAKATPTIIRSVESPSDSSDIEEVVDPNVNKMKRLRKRRSSSTNQSQSEPNNDDDEDDTDSEDDVQPTGVPGLARGMAVERCKRKIRRISARRNSEDIQRGAAYPRIANLKAIHESSSNSGSEDDLPSARAIAERLLQQEQGKERGQQQQEVQKLREAQRDDRMEILSIGTDADSENEAEFNNAVSDRLLAIFERIDADHTCKSPEAEVSADIGLSDNEEPFQYAADTTMPTEDYLPEEEEEQIEAEPSIKVEHNLAKLTDEPPLTGGQLVGWNEEMCCFYNDSWHGENFNVQKIQRSMNARLQWRILNEDRYPVVRPRSRAKCTNCAEMGHMRSKCPRPRKPLVCHMCGQAGHAEPRCPNAICLGCGAKQATYVQQCNKCSFHSRLICQLCRMRGHGVDLCPDKWRRYHSTIRSNVALQSNVQWNSKQCSFCAGRGHLFENCRQRIGDFRSQTYVSHIVSHQKSYKDRSGNLGYLGDLPAFYANNTPFSFVWSDPNIPKNSYYARFLTRANLVQPLSTSRKATPLTPLEMIPSKGYTHDYVPNAQAKAARGQVVAAEETAVKKNTPVAYKIPAPAPESEPAPEPEQAPEPEQAPETKEVPEPEEVLEPDKAPEPEEVAKSEEAPEPEQSNEVEETIQEDSQVPIQREEISTSFEAQPEEPFKLIASTSRPSVGVHELDSDSNYSFSEHFEMPTSTTSEETNIPMVETRKNSLPMGPMPDVIPLSNDNDDDFHISSNSQGISMCVNSRQMERMDDSANEEMPDVSCEGKIIMARDLSEYLFSPEGWKFLVETSKQCQVTVRMDLKEYGYVLVIYGRRIHQEELQLKLLHRHQDVKRKSAEFQSQKPPKRVDVLIRFLRDGINSLNSKLGNAKALYRTIKQRESLNTKNGFKMAEKKRRLLNMILVGQAGLENGDLHLDQLLVLLQNLITDFSPDDNASPAMRTEIEDHWRMIFTAYPHPKYDKLLEAYESLDLKNRLPSLNIDPALLGLPPLQMGRGQPTPQPTNKRDVSPIPPPPTWQHMAPPPPPKQNAKEQRPFGAGQPQRQQRPAAGQPQQQHRPGNGQPQQQQRSGMGQPQQKQRQGAGKPQQQQRPGAGQQQQRPGGAGQPQKQQRTAAAGHLQQQQRPGAGQLPQHQQQQRPGAGQLPQHQRPGAGQLPQHQQQQRPGAGQLPQYQQYQRPGAGTPQQQQRPGAGQQQQRLGAGQQQQRFGAGQQQQRPGSGQQHQQQPKRGQFIQMPFNNPQQRARADLQLRSGANPDHQFARLLGEVKPNARGLDANKPSVFWSRESMQYIDDLFKITSRPDMRVRLNRVLQRAQHGALSHNDYRAVIDLHLLLSNQ
- the Zcchc7 gene encoding uncharacterized protein Zcchc7 isoform X2, with the protein product MSDLEDMDSERLNELESILYASIHYSDHGSGETGAGEISPSVADQQRAVDAQYMPPPPQQQQKQPQAQRIVSNKRVINNAVAKPRYWAEEKDGAGSIETQNVSTDVTSSSTPKEAEKPSGQHQSLQNKKETLNSPKTPQQKQQNQQRDKAKLSSKQLPKPERKEKENPSPKPQPKAEQRNNKWKSSPKPQLKTEQKPQSAQKPQPAQKPKSQPRPQHADDEPERFDQKLLVAIPSNWTPKKPKGKQQVKPEPGPFTKANRKLVQMERLAAKKQKSKQALANKKQRKPSEPVEFVDLGETSNDDDDDDVILVPLPPVPVIDLDTSDTEQNSPADQYHEENAMDAADVEMSISCITQPEAGAAPLTPPLHSPCNSVLSSDDFIVQKDTSRLLEDRARATDEDLLVLTENAIREAAGQQDMDMEQQKPEVEVDENVDAPVGADQAAETSSEYEFVPPSRLEEIKLNYRVDDHQQFRALDVYESESDLTESGIYSKAKAKATPTIIRSVESPSDSSDIEEVVDPNVNKMKRLRKRRSSSTNQSQSEPNNDDDEDDTDSEDDVQPTGVPGLARGMAVERCKRKIRRISARRNSEDIQRGAAYPRIANLKAIHESSSNSGSEDDLPSARAIAERLLQQEQGKERGQQQQEVQKLREAQRDDRMEILSIGTDADSENEAEFNNAVSDRLLAIFERIDADHTCKSPEAEVSADIGLSDNEEPFQYAADTTMPTEDYLPEEEEEQIEAEPSIKVEHNLAKLTDEPPLTGGQLVGWNEEMCCFYNDSWHGENFNVQKIQRSMNARLQWRILNEDRYPVVRPRSRAKCTNCAEMGHMRSKCPRPRKPLVCHMCGQAGHAEPRCPNAICLGCGAKQATYVQQCNKCSFHSRLICQLCRMRGHGVDLCPDKWRRYHSTIRSNVALQSNVQWNSKQCSFCAGRGHLFENCRQRIGDFRSQTYVSHIVSHQKSYKDRSGNLGYLGDLPAFYANNTPFSFVWSDPNIPKNSYYARFLTRANLVQPLSTSRKATPLTPLEMIPSKGYTHDYVPNAQAKAARGQVVAAEETAVKKNTPVAYKIPAPAPESEPAPEPEQAPEPEQAPETKEVPEPEEVLEPDKAPEPEEVAKSEEAPEPEQSNEVEETIQEDSQVPIQREEISTSFEAQPEEPFKLIASTSRPSVGVHELDSDSNYSFSEHFEMPTSTTSEETNIPMVETRKNSLPMGPMPDVIPLSNDNDDDFHISSNSQGISMCVNSRQMERMDDSANEEMPDVSCEGKIIMARDLSEYLFSPEGWKFLVETSKQCQVTVRMDLKEYGYVLVIYGRRIHQEELQLKLLHRHQDVKRKSAEFQSQKPPKRVDVLIRFLRDGINSLNSKLGNAKALYRTIKQRESLNTKNGFKMAEKKRRLLNMILVGQAGLENGDLHLDQLLVLLQNLITDFSPDDNASPAMRTEIEDHWRMIFTAYPHPKYDKLLEAYESLDLKNRLPSLNIDPALLGLPPLQMGRGQPTPQPTNKRDVSPIPPPPTWQHMAPPPPPKQNAKEQRPFGAGQPQRQQRPAAGQPQQQHRPGNGQPQQQQRSGMGQPQQKQRQGAGKPQQQQRPGAGQQQQRPGGAGQPQKQQRTAAAGHLQQQQRPGAGQLPQHQQQQRPGAGQLPQHQRPGAGQLPQHQQQQRPGAGQLPQYQQYQRPGAGTPQQQQRPGAGQQQQRLGAGQQQQRFGAGQQQQRPGSGQQHQQQPKRGQFIQMPFNNPQQRARADLQLRSGANPDHQFARLLGEVKPNARGLDANKPSVFWSRESMQYIDDLFKITSRPDMRVRLNRVLQRAQHGALSHNDYRAVIDLHLLLSNQ